A single genomic interval of Cucumis sativus cultivar 9930 chromosome 7, Cucumber_9930_V3, whole genome shotgun sequence harbors:
- the LOC101212080 gene encoding dnaJ homolog subfamily C member 17, whose amino-acid sequence MDVDHYAILGLPSGEQGAKLTEKEISKAYRAKALELHPDKRPDDPNAHANFQTLKSSYEILKDEKARKLFDDLLRVKREQHRRQSERDSKRQKMMTDLEARERSAFAPDPAAKELEEEEKIARKLKEEIARIRAMHAKKGAPTTFPPKKETGGVGKKSDGDAGPTMDKERMLKVSWEKIGEDYTAEKLREMFSKFGEVEDVVIRHNKKKGSAVIVMSSKDAAVASTRAVLGDLSNPLLVLPLQPVSSVEMPSAERSPEHNRLDNLVGAGYQAFEDSILKKLQKAGEKQKQ is encoded by the exons ATGGACGTCGATCATTATGCTATTCTTGGGTTACCTTCGGGTGAGCAAGGTGCCAAGCTGACAGAGAAAGAGATATCTAAAGCGTACAGAGCAAAGGCTTTAGAATTGCACCCTGACAAGAGACCAGATGATCCAAATGCCCATGCCAATTTCCAAACGCTGAAGTCTTCCTACGAGATTCTAAAGGATGAGAAGGCAAGGAAATTATTTGATGATCTTCTAAGAGTCAAGCGTGAGCAGCATCGCCGGCAATCTGAACGTGATTCTAAACGCCAGAAAATGATGACGGACCTTGAAGCAAGAGAACGTTCTGCATTTGCCCCTGACCCTGCTGCAAAAGAGctagaagaggaagaaaaaattgcCAGAAAGCTAAAGGAAGAGATTGCAAGAATACGAGCAATGCACGCAAAGAAAGGAGCACCTACAACATTTCCACCAAAGAAGGAGACTGGGGGAGTTGGAAAGAAGAGCGATGGTGATGCTGGACCTACAATGGACAAAGAGAGGATGCTTAAGGTTTCATGGGAAAAGATTGGTGAGGATTACACTGCAGAGAAATTAAGAGAGATGTTCTCAAAGTTTGGTGAGGTTGAAGATGTTGTTATTAGGCATAACAAGAAGAAAGGTTCAGCAGTAATTGTAATGTCCAGTAAAGACGCTGCA GTTGCCTCTACTAGAGCTGTGCTTGGTGATCTATCTAACCCTTTGTTAGTTTTGCCTCTTCAACCGGTTTCTTCAGTAGAGATGCCCAGTGCTGAGAGATCACCAGAACATAATCGATTGGATAATTTGGTAGGAGCTGGTTACCAAGCATTTGAAGATTCCATTTTAAAGAAACTCCAAAAG GCTGGTGAGAAGCAAAAACAATAA
- the LOC101212325 gene encoding uncharacterized protein LOC101212325, with amino-acid sequence MESLINASSAGIVSSSSSFPISSPIRNLPLRSFQVPHASKGNDNESDSQSDSKNTRNLPILSKRHLSLSPLSKDVAMGMVLSAATGRGWTTGSGMEGPPAPAGMEAKSGTENVSTFPWSLFTKSPRRRMLVAFTCNICGQRTTRAINPHAYTDGTVFVQCCGCNAYHKLVDNLNLFHEMKCYINPSFNYGSNGWGDVNFKYLDVEEDGNDDVFPIQ; translated from the exons ATGGAGTCTCTGATCAACGCTTCTTCTGCTGGGATCgtttcctcttcttcatcttttcctaTATCTTCTCCTATCAGGAACCTTCCTCTGAGATCTTTCCAAGTTCCGCACGCCTCTAAAG GTAACGACAACGAATCTGATTCTCAGTCTGATTCAAAGAATACCAGGAACCTTCCAATCCTCAGTAAACGGCATCTCTCCCTTTCTCCTCTTTCCAAG GATGTTGCAATGGGAATGGTGCTTAGTGCAGCCACGGGAAGAGGGTGGACGACAGGGTCTGGCATGGAAGGTCCCCCAGCTCCGGCTGGGATGGAAGCCAAATCAGGCACAGAGAATGTATCCACTTTCCCATGGTCTCTTTTCACAAAATCTCCTCGGCGAAGAATGCTTGTGGCTTTTACTTGTAACATTTGTGGGCAACGAACAACACGGGCGATTAACCCCCATGCTTATACTGATGGCACTGTATTTGTGCAG TGTTGTGGATGCAACGCATACCACAAGCTCGTGGACAACTTGAACCTATTTCATGAGATGAAATGCTACATCAACCCGAGTTTTAACTATGGGAGTAATGGATGGGGCGATGTGAACTTCAAATATCTGGATgtggaagaagatggaaaCGACGATGTTTTCCCAATACAATGA
- the LOC101206942 gene encoding uncharacterized protein LOC101206942: MVKLFTSGVRHLFVTVFLSTAAAIMVLPAITDVTMAALCPGRDECSLAIYLTGSQQALSGFGAVVITPLLGNLSDKYGRKALLTLPTAISIIPLAILAYSRERRFFYAYYATRTLTAMVSEGTAASLALAYLADNTSLANRASAFGLFTGVCSAAFVCGTLASRFLATDYIFPIAAVFSMVATVYMRIFLKDRLPGRSDLVQPMLKEEVPELTDREDDGGELPRPTQPFRKMPTLHDVITLFKSSTLLSKAAVVVFFTGLGEGGIQASILYYFKARFHFDKDQFADLMLLNGVAGTVSQLVLMPLLVPVLSEDKLLSLGLLVGSIGTVINSIAWAIWVPYAVTIFFIFSVFVSPCLRSIVSKQVSQYEQGKIQGCLSGLSSLAQIAAPIIFSPLTALFLSDHPPFYFPGFSLLCIAITSVIALILSLMMMASPSSLSQQPSISGSIEA; this comes from the exons atggtgaaGTTGTTTACTAGTGGAGTAAGGCATCTTTTTGTAACGGTCTTTCTCTCTACGGCGGCGGCGATTATGGTGTTGCCGGCGATAACCGACGTCACCATGGCGGCGCTCTGTCCCGGCCGTGATGAATGCTCTCTCGCCATCTATCTCACCGGTTCCCAGCAGGCG CTATCAGGATTTGGAGCGGTAGTGATAACGCCACTGCTAGGGAATTTGTCGGACAAATACGGAAGGAAAGCCCTGCTTACATTACCTACCGCAATCTCCATTATCCCACTCG CGATATTGGCATACAGCAGGGAGAGAAGGTTCTTCTATGCATATTACGCTACGAGGACTCTCACTGCCATGGTCTCTGAAGGAACTGCTGCTTCCCTTGCTCTCGCTTATCTG GCAGACAACACTTCACTTGCAAATCGAGCTTCCGCATTTGGTTTGTTTACTGGAGTTTGCTCTGCTGCTTTTGTTTGCGGAACCTTAGCATCTCGCTTCCTCGCTACTGACTACATTTTTCCG ATTGCTGCAGTATTCTCCATGGTCGCAACTGTATACATGAGAATTTTTCTCAAGGATCGTTTGCCTGGTAGAAGTGATTTAGTACAGCCAATGTTGAAGGAAGAAGTGCCGGAATTAACCGACCGTGAGGACGATGGTGGTGAATTGCCGAGACCGACGCAACCTTTCAGAAAGATGCCAACTCTGCATGATGTTATTACCTTATTCAAGAGCAG TACACTACTTTCAAAAGCCGCAGTTGTTGTATTCTTTACTGGCCTCGGTGAGGGAGGGATTCAAGCCTCTATATTG TACTATTTCAAAGCTCGATTTCACTTTGATAAGGACCAGTTCGCAGATTTGATGCTACTTAATGGGGTGGCAGGAACCGTCTCGCAG CTTGTTTTGATGCCCCTGTTGGTTCCTGTTCTATCTGAAGATAAGCTACTTTCATTAGGTCTTTTGGTGGGAAGCATCGGT ACGGTCATTAACAGCATTGCCTGGGCAATTTGG GTTCCTTATGCtgtaactatattttttattttctctgtttttgtgAGCCCATGt CTACGCAGCATTGTATCAAAACAAGTTAGTCAATATGAGCAG GGGAAGATACAAGGATGCCTTTCAGGGTTAAGCTCTCTCGCCCAAATTGCAGCTCCCATAATTTTCAGTCCTCTTACAG CTTTATTCTTGTCTGACCATCCACCCTTCTACTTCCCCGGCTTCAGCCTTTTGTGTATCGCCATCACTTCA GTGATTGCTTTGATTCTAAGCCTCATGATGATGGCCTCCCCTAGTAGCTTAAGTCAACAACCCAGTATCAGTGGCAGCATAGAAGCCTAG